CATTACGCGCCACCGGTGATACGCGCTCACCTGCTAAAATTATGATGTTAGCCGCCATTGTTAATTTAATCCTCGACCCACTACTTATCTTTGGCATTGGCCCTTTTCCCCGTTTAGAAATACAAGGCGCAGCCATTGCGACAACTATTTCCTGGGTGGTGGCGATGTCATTGTCTGGTCACCTCATTATAGTGAAGCGTAAACTGGTGCAGTTTGCAGACTTTGACATGGGTCGGTTAATTTTACATTGGAAAGTGTTGTCTCATATTGCCCGCCCGGCAGCATTAATGAATGTGATTAATCCTATTGCCAATGGCATTATTATGGCGATGTTGGCTCGAATTGATCATGCTGGGGTAGCCGCATTTGGTGCCGGTATTCGCCTGGAATCGGTATTGTTAATTGTAGTAATGGCACTGTCGTCAAGTTTAATGCCATTTATTGCGCAAAACTTAGGTGCTGGCCAACACGATCGCGCTAAAACAGCCTTATTGATGTCGTTGCGATTTGCGTTTGTGTTTCAAACGTTATTGTTTATTCCGTTATATTTTTATGCCGAATCAATTGCCGGGCTGTTTACTCACGACCCGCTGGTTATTGAGTGGTTGAGTTTTTATATTATGGTGCTGCCTGCCTCTTATGGGCCACTTGCGATAGTGATTATGGTTGCCACTAGCTTAAATGCTTACCACAGGCCGCTGAGTTCACTGGTAATTAACGTGTGCCGCTTAATGTTATTGATGTTACCGCTGGCGGCGCTAGGCTCGTATGTTGGTGGGGTGAAAGGGATTTTATTGGCGTTACCCATTGCGAACACATTGATGGGGATAGCTTGCTATTATTTGGCGACTAAAATTAGCGAGCCAGAAAATATTAAGCATGCCGTACCTTGCCCTGACAATAGCAATAATAACAATGACAATAAAACCACGCCTACAGATGCCGCTGCGCTACACGAGCAAGTCGATTCGACAAAAGCAACCAATCACTTACGTGAATATTAAACTGTGTTAATAATGGCCGCGATACTTGCTTTTTAATCGCCCTGAGGTGATCAATAAGCTTATATTTGAATGCAAAAAAATTGGTTTATAATGAAAAAATCTATTTATGCCGCCTTGCTCTCTGGCATTATTTGTCCTGGTAGTGGCCAACTCTGGCTCGGTAAAAAACGACTGGGCTGGGGGTTTATCTGCGTCAGCTTGGTGTGTGTATTAGTGATAATGAACCAGATCATCAGCCAGGCACAAGTGATAGCTGAGCAAATTTTGGCCGGTGATATCGGTAATGACTTAGCCTCTATTTATGCCGCCGTATCAGACGTAGCACTCAACACCGCTAGCTCAAGCATGTCGACGTTAACATGGGTGTTTTTGACTAATTGGGGGCTCAGTATTATTAGCGCATTTTGGTTAGGGGCTCAGCAAGATAAGCAGCTCAAACGCCAAACACATATTGATACTGAAACCGATACTGCACCAAAAAACAAAACAGCCAAATAATGCGTTTGCATCATTTGGCTGTTTTTCGCAGTGTTTGATTAACATCTATCTCATCAACATCTAGCCACGGTTTTCACTCATCGCGATATTCAATCAACAAACGTTGCAAGCACGAATCAAGGAGTCAATATTATTACTATGATTAAGACGGCTTATGGTCATCTTTTGACTTAACCGGCTCAACATCAATAATATTGTCATTCTTGTCTTGCTTGCTTGTTGCCTGTTTACCTTGATGCTGATTTTTATCCAAATCAGCATCAAGGTTATCGTGTTCAATTTGATGGCTACGTGGGCGATCCTTTTTATGCTCGAAGTCACCATCAAAAGTATTTCCCTGCTGATCAAACGGCTTTTGTCCTGCAAAGGGACCTGATTGACCAAAAGGACTTTGTCCGCCACCAAAACCGGCTTTAAAACCACCGTTAGCCACTACTCGAAGTTGCATGCGCTTATATAAAAACGCTGCTATGGGTGCACGGGTAAATGGGGTAAGTAAAATTAAGCCAATAAAGTCGGTCAC
This region of Shewanella livingstonensis genomic DNA includes:
- a CDS encoding FxsA family protein yields the protein MFFILLLIFVLVPVIELNVLIEVASSIGSWTTVGLVLFTAVVGVSLVRSQGLSTLMSVQQKLARGEAPGQEIVEGMMLAAAGVLLLIPGFVTDFIGLILLTPFTRAPIAAFLYKRMQLRVVANGGFKAGFGGGQSPFGQSGPFAGQKPFDQQGNTFDGDFEHKKDRPRSHQIEHDNLDADLDKNQHQGKQATSKQDKNDNIIDVEPVKSKDDHKPS
- a CDS encoding MATE family efflux transporter — encoded protein: MKDRHGLLSAPIGRVLLNMTLPNLIGIMTILGGSLVDIFFISQLGTEALTAVSFTFPVTLVISSIGIGIGAGVSTNLGRLMGSGHAPESRVFLYDTLCITLVIIWGLSILGCLFIDPIFSLLGANSASLPLINDYMWYWYLGAPALVLLMVGNQALRATGDTRSPAKIMMLAAIVNLILDPLLIFGIGPFPRLEIQGAAIATTISWVVAMSLSGHLIIVKRKLVQFADFDMGRLILHWKVLSHIARPAALMNVINPIANGIIMAMLARIDHAGVAAFGAGIRLESVLLIVVMALSSSLMPFIAQNLGAGQHDRAKTALLMSLRFAFVFQTLLFIPLYFYAESIAGLFTHDPLVIEWLSFYIMVLPASYGPLAIVIMVATSLNAYHRPLSSLVINVCRLMLLMLPLAALGSYVGGVKGILLALPIANTLMGIACYYLATKISEPENIKHAVPCPDNSNNNNDNKTTPTDAAALHEQVDSTKATNHLREY